A portion of the Methanococcus voltae genome contains these proteins:
- a CDS encoding aspartate aminotransferase family protein produces MNSENELNNDLNNEEIILKNYATNEEIRYNKKDVEKWDKTLVWHPFTQMQEYEEGKPILIEKGEGNYLIDVNGKKYFDGVSSVWCNFFGHSEDRIAKAISEQAFKIAHSTQLGCGNTTSAILAKRFADFAPKHLNKVFFSEDGAEAVEIAVKMAFEYCLLKDKKIKNSKCNDNNNTNKDNDNNNNEFKRTKFVSVKEGYHGDTVGAMSVGGSELFHGCFRPLLFDGYFAEAPYCYRCRHNPQFKDTDDRNEQGCNMQCLENIKKLISEKKDELFCVILEAGVMGSAGMIPYPKNYIEEVAKTCKEHDIILILDEIATFGRLGSAFFSEREELTSIEKPDIICMGKAITGGYLPLALTIATDEIYNEFLGTYGECKQLFHGHTYAGNQIICAASHATLDILENDKPFEKIGETINYLHEKLDKLKELSKVGDVRKSGLMVAIEIVKDKETKEIYDYGDKVGYKITDKLLEKGIYIRPIANKLIYVLPLSLTKDEIDFICEKTYEAIDESIKEKILY; encoded by the coding sequence ATGAACTCAGAAAATGAATTAAACAATGATTTAAATAACGAAGAAATAATATTAAAAAATTATGCAACAAATGAAGAAATAAGATATAACAAAAAAGATGTCGAAAAATGGGATAAAACCTTAGTATGGCACCCATTCACGCAAATGCAGGAATACGAAGAAGGAAAACCCATATTAATTGAAAAAGGCGAAGGAAATTACCTAATAGATGTAAATGGCAAAAAATATTTTGATGGCGTTTCATCAGTATGGTGCAACTTCTTTGGACACTCCGAAGATAGGATAGCCAAAGCAATATCGGAACAAGCGTTTAAAATAGCTCATTCAACACAATTGGGTTGCGGAAACACCACTTCAGCAATACTTGCAAAAAGATTTGCAGATTTTGCACCAAAACACCTTAACAAAGTATTCTTTTCGGAAGATGGTGCAGAGGCTGTGGAAATAGCTGTAAAAATGGCTTTTGAATATTGTCTTTTAAAGGATAAAAAGATTAAAAATAGTAAATGCAATGATAATAACAATACAAATAAAGATAACGATAATAATAATAACGAATTTAAGAGAACTAAGTTTGTATCCGTTAAGGAAGGATATCACGGTGATACTGTCGGTGCAATGAGTGTAGGCGGTAGTGAATTATTCCACGGCTGTTTTAGACCGTTATTATTTGATGGTTACTTTGCAGAAGCTCCTTACTGTTACAGATGCAGGCACAACCCTCAATTTAAAGATACTGATGATCGAAACGAGCAAGGCTGTAATATGCAGTGTCTTGAAAACATTAAAAAGCTCATATCCGAGAAAAAAGACGAATTATTTTGCGTAATTCTTGAAGCAGGTGTTATGGGCTCAGCTGGTATGATACCTTATCCAAAAAACTATATCGAAGAAGTCGCAAAAACCTGTAAAGAACACGATATAATACTAATTCTCGATGAAATAGCAACATTCGGGCGTTTAGGTAGTGCATTTTTCTCCGAACGAGAAGAATTAACAAGTATCGAAAAGCCAGATATCATATGTATGGGAAAAGCAATAACTGGCGGTTATTTGCCATTAGCATTAACAATTGCAACCGATGAAATATACAACGAATTTTTAGGGACTTACGGAGAATGTAAACAATTATTCCATGGTCATACCTATGCAGGAAACCAAATAATATGTGCAGCATCTCACGCTACATTGGATATACTCGAAAATGATAAACCTTTTGAAAAAATCGGAGAAACTATAAATTACTTGCATGAAAAGCTCGATAAATTGAAAGAGCTTTCAAAAGTTGGAGATGTTAGAAAATCTGGTTTAATGGTAGCAATTGAGATTGTAAAAGACAAGGAAACTAAGGAAATATACGATTACGGCGATAAAGTAGGTTATAAAATAACCGATAAATTACTTGAAAAAGGTATTTATATCAGACCGATTGCGAATAAATTAATTTATGTATTGCCATTATCTTTAACAAAAGACGAAATCGACTTTATATGTGAAAAAACTTACGAAGCAATTGACGAATCAATAAAAGAAAAAATATTGTACTAA